The Planococcus versutus genome contains a region encoding:
- a CDS encoding helix-turn-helix transcriptional regulator, translated as MIPVGESHQTPLHQHPATIELVLMLEGAVQCDINDERHTASSATVLVIPSESWHEQVYAASQQQCGYQLTVCLNSDLLPSFIAKWPPVIPIRDIKRLKSLFVHLQHEKEWPQTDSHQIKQQLLGLLFTFINRSTITQNTRNELSLEDLIGKIKNHIEENHSKSLSLEQLANQFQLTKYELARLFKQVTGISPLQYIIWCRIMTAKRLLQTTQLSIALVAKKVGYKSATQFQAAFKKTTGVTPRSYRIHSISSSNIKKS; from the coding sequence TTGATACCAGTCGGCGAGTCACACCAAACTCCGCTCCACCAGCACCCAGCAACTATAGAATTGGTGCTAATGTTAGAAGGTGCCGTCCAGTGCGACATCAACGATGAAAGGCATACAGCCTCTAGTGCTACAGTATTGGTCATTCCATCCGAATCTTGGCATGAGCAAGTGTATGCTGCGTCTCAACAACAATGCGGCTACCAGTTGACTGTTTGCTTGAATTCGGACCTGCTCCCTTCTTTTATAGCAAAGTGGCCACCCGTTATACCGATTCGTGACATAAAAAGACTTAAAAGCTTGTTTGTTCACTTACAACACGAGAAAGAGTGGCCACAGACAGATTCACATCAAATTAAACAGCAACTACTCGGGCTCTTGTTTACGTTCATCAACCGCTCCACAATTACACAAAACACAAGAAATGAGCTCTCTCTTGAAGATCTCATTGGAAAAATTAAAAATCATATAGAAGAAAACCATTCCAAATCGTTATCACTTGAACAGTTGGCCAATCAGTTTCAACTAACTAAATACGAATTGGCACGGCTTTTCAAGCAGGTAACCGGAATAAGTCCGCTCCAGTACATCATCTGGTGTCGCATCATGACCGCTAAACGATTGCTGCAGACAACCCAGCTTTCTATTGCGCTTGTTGCAAAAAAAGTTGGTTATAAAAGCGCAACACAGTTTCAAGCAGCGTTTAAAAAAACAACCGGTGTCACACCACGTTCTTATCGTATTCACTCTATATCGAGTAGTAACATTAAAAAAAGTTGA